One region of Thiorhodovibrio frisius genomic DNA includes:
- a CDS encoding YfiR/HmsC family protein yields the protein MGTRSDRVIPPESGSSPGSPRISARRRLPVAFLCLVLVGVALAQAAALAGGLWPEEEQRLRVGLKLFPAVLGAVEDLKRDHSRDGQLHIAVGYQTLDASVREVVSSIEEVGEVQGLRLKVRPVPIADLLAEADASLAAVFVASVGMASAQLQRLSEGRGVLVFSPFTGDVARGAVAGVYVTDRILPAVNLAQAERAGLRFKAFFLRVAHHEE from the coding sequence TTGGGTACGCGTTCTGATCGCGTGATCCCGCCCGAGTCAGGCTCCAGTCCTGGCAGTCCGCGCATCTCCGCGCGGCGGCGTCTGCCTGTTGCCTTTTTGTGTCTGGTGCTGGTGGGTGTCGCGCTAGCCCAGGCAGCGGCGTTGGCGGGCGGCCTGTGGCCGGAGGAAGAGCAGCGCCTGCGGGTCGGGCTCAAGCTCTTTCCCGCCGTGCTCGGCGCTGTAGAGGACCTGAAGCGGGACCACAGCCGCGATGGCCAGTTGCATATTGCGGTTGGCTACCAGACGCTAGATGCCAGCGTGCGTGAGGTGGTGAGCTCCATTGAGGAGGTTGGGGAGGTGCAGGGGCTGCGGCTTAAGGTCAGACCCGTACCCATTGCTGACTTGCTTGCGGAAGCGGACGCATCGCTGGCCGCGGTGTTCGTGGCGAGCGTCGGGATGGCCTCGGCACAGTTGCAGCGTCTGTCTGAAGGGCGCGGCGTTCTGGTCTTTTCCCCTTTTACCGGCGATGTGGCTCGAGGCGCGGTGGCTGGCGTCTATGTTACCGACCGCATTCTGCCAGCGGTCAATCTCGCGCAGGCCGAACGCGCCGGTCTGCGGTTCAAGGCGTTTTTCCTGCGGGTTGCCCATCATGAGGAGTAA
- a CDS encoding GGDEF domain-containing protein: protein MRSKRGFMGSLHRSLAFERNLAILFASLGVLLMALMTGYWLLVLEPNLRADAESRVRALAQAQARSLEVLFGLDLAQSRLLDELDTRINGMLLLKEPQDDSKLTLRIELELDPDSAAVPPERQRLARGQAQCPDCLKVDAPLYHPRNQQLIGIATFYCNTASLNRLIGDVRIRLIWAGGSILALIVVAWLGTVRLLLRLRESESNVRNLLDVAPFPILLLEQDQRRIALANKAAQRYLGLVPNATGRLDSMAWLRIRALGMDLSGPQRREIQLNSEGGEQRWAILSATEVNVSNALHPVVSLVDVSELKAVQQRLHLAANTDGLTKSYNRRFLFERLEEEIARTENDGHSLSVILFDLDEFKAVNDTYGHAVGDAVLIQTAEVMRDCIRAADTCGRYGGEEFLVILPFATRATAAELAERIRVGIESLPPIRPNLKLTISGGIAEHCGTDVDSLLEAADRNLYLAKQQGRNRVIG from the coding sequence ATGAGGAGTAAGCGCGGCTTTATGGGTTCCCTGCATCGCTCGCTGGCATTCGAGCGCAATCTAGCGATTTTGTTCGCCAGCCTTGGCGTGCTGCTGATGGCCTTGATGACCGGCTACTGGCTGCTGGTGCTGGAGCCCAATCTGCGCGCCGATGCCGAAAGCCGCGTGCGCGCGCTGGCCCAGGCGCAGGCGCGCAGTTTGGAAGTGCTGTTCGGGCTCGACTTGGCGCAGTCGCGATTGCTCGACGAACTCGACACCCGCATCAATGGGATGCTGTTGCTCAAGGAGCCTCAGGATGACTCCAAGCTGACGCTGCGCATCGAGCTGGAACTGGACCCCGATAGCGCTGCAGTCCCGCCTGAGCGCCAGCGTCTTGCGCGCGGACAGGCGCAGTGTCCCGACTGCCTGAAGGTCGATGCGCCCCTCTATCATCCGCGCAATCAACAACTCATCGGTATCGCCACCTTTTACTGCAATACAGCTTCGTTGAACCGCCTGATCGGTGATGTGCGGATCAGACTGATCTGGGCCGGCGGCAGCATTCTGGCCCTGATTGTTGTGGCCTGGCTCGGAACTGTGCGGTTGCTGCTGCGTCTGCGCGAAAGCGAATCGAATGTGCGCAATTTGCTCGACGTCGCCCCCTTCCCGATCCTGCTGCTGGAGCAGGACCAGCGGCGTATCGCCCTGGCCAACAAGGCGGCGCAGCGTTACCTGGGGCTTGTCCCCAATGCGACCGGGCGGCTCGATAGCATGGCCTGGCTAAGAATCAGGGCACTGGGGATGGACCTGTCTGGACCCCAACGGCGCGAGATTCAGCTCAACTCAGAGGGCGGCGAACAGCGCTGGGCCATTTTGTCCGCGACCGAGGTCAATGTCTCGAACGCGCTTCACCCAGTGGTGTCGCTGGTGGATGTCTCCGAGCTCAAGGCCGTGCAGCAGCGACTGCACCTGGCCGCTAACACCGATGGACTGACCAAAAGCTACAACCGGCGTTTCCTGTTCGAGCGGCTGGAGGAAGAGATCGCCCGCACCGAGAATGACGGCCATTCGCTCTCGGTGATCCTGTTCGACCTGGACGAGTTCAAGGCCGTTAATGACACCTATGGCCATGCCGTTGGCGATGCGGTGCTGATTCAGACCGCCGAGGTCATGCGCGATTGCATTCGCGCCGCTGATACCTGCGGGCGTTATGGCGGTGAAGAATTCCTCGTCATTCTGCCCTTCGCGACCCGCGCTACCGCTGCAGAGCTCGCCGAGCGCATCCGCGTTGGCATCGAAAGCCTGCCCCCGATCCGGCCCAATCTGAAATTGACCATCAGCGGAGGCATTGCCGAGCATTGTGGAACCGACGTCGACAGCCTGCTCGAAGCCGCCGACCGCAATCTCTACCTGGCTAAGCAGCAGGGGCGTAACCGGGTGATCGGCTAA